One genomic region from Streptomyces venezuelae encodes:
- a CDS encoding complex I subunit 1/NuoH family protein, translating to MNDALDVAVRLLIVFGLFLVLPLVVGQTEHKVMAHMQGRLGPMYAGGFHGWAQLVADGVKFAQKEDVVPKDADRRVFQLAPAVALLPYLLVLLAIPIGPSEGAVGQVVDAGIFFVLAVMGVGVLGSLMAGWASANKFSLLGGLRTAAQLLAYELPMLLAAASVAMAAGTVSLPGILNAFEWWWLPWQIVGAIVFFVAGLAELQRPPFDMPVADSEIIFGAYTEYTGLRFALFLLAEYAGIVVLCGLTTVLFLGGWHGPFGGDGLGWVWTLLKTAVLAFVVIWLRVTYPRLREDQLQKLAWTTLVPLALAQIALTGIVKVAIQ from the coding sequence GTGAACGACGCACTCGACGTCGCCGTCCGGCTCCTGATCGTCTTCGGGCTGTTCCTCGTCCTGCCCCTCGTCGTCGGCCAGACCGAGCACAAGGTCATGGCCCACATGCAGGGCCGCCTCGGCCCCATGTACGCCGGCGGCTTCCACGGCTGGGCCCAGCTCGTCGCCGACGGCGTGAAGTTCGCGCAGAAGGAGGACGTCGTCCCGAAGGACGCCGACCGCCGGGTCTTCCAGCTCGCGCCGGCCGTCGCCCTTCTCCCGTACCTCCTCGTCCTCCTCGCGATCCCGATCGGGCCGAGCGAGGGCGCGGTCGGCCAGGTCGTCGACGCGGGCATCTTCTTCGTACTGGCCGTCATGGGCGTCGGCGTGCTCGGCAGCCTCATGGCCGGCTGGGCCTCCGCCAACAAGTTCTCCCTGCTCGGCGGCCTCCGTACCGCCGCCCAGCTGCTCGCCTACGAGCTCCCGATGCTGCTCGCCGCCGCCTCCGTCGCGATGGCCGCCGGCACCGTCTCCCTCCCCGGCATCCTCAACGCCTTCGAGTGGTGGTGGCTGCCCTGGCAGATCGTCGGCGCGATCGTCTTCTTCGTGGCCGGTCTCGCCGAGCTCCAGCGGCCGCCGTTCGACATGCCGGTGGCCGACTCGGAGATCATCTTCGGCGCGTACACCGAGTACACCGGCCTCCGCTTCGCGCTCTTCCTGCTCGCCGAGTACGCGGGCATCGTCGTCCTCTGCGGTCTCACCACCGTCCTCTTCCTCGGCGGCTGGCACGGCCCCTTCGGCGGCGACGGCCTCGGCTGGGTCTGGACCCTCCTCAAGACCGCCGTCCTCGCCTTCGTCGTCATCTGGCTGCGGGTCACCTACCCGCGCCTGCGCGAGGACCAGCTCCAGAAGCTCGCCTGGACGACGCTCGTCCCGCTCGCCCTCGCGCAGATCGCGCTCACCGGCATCGTGAAGGTGGCGATCCAGTAA
- a CDS encoding NADH-quinone oxidoreductase subunit C produces MSAFDSLPDSVKDVFGEQATAEQAYDLLTVDVPPAAWITALTTARDELGCTFFDWLSAVDEPGTGFRVCAHVVALAAGHPPRRLLLRTTVPHEAPALPTAIGVYAGAGWHERETHEMFGVDFTGHPHLVPLLLPENFEGHPLRKDFVLAARVAKAWPGAKEPGESHDGGGPKRRQMLPPGVPDPNEWGPLKGQLPPAPTRPARAAAGRARATTEGPEAGAPARRSRSVTEGSASRPDPSTPARRSRSVSEGSASQAAPEPGAPVRRSRSVSEGSASQAAPEPGAPVRRSRTTAEGSASQAAPEPGAPVRRSRTTADGSASQAAPGTATPAAPRTRSSDAPWHHARPAFDEKPEQPEAPAEAAPTAPAEPKTAATPTGPEAPAAPVADDPAVPAEAGAPAQPDGPATGATPAEPAAPAERATDPATPAEPDAPATPVAPGPAAGAAPATRPAPAEGPPPAAAEPEGGPPAGRRDAAETTETTDPAGGDPA; encoded by the coding sequence ATGAGCGCCTTCGACTCCCTCCCCGACTCCGTCAAGGACGTCTTCGGCGAGCAGGCGACGGCGGAGCAGGCGTACGACCTGCTGACCGTCGACGTCCCGCCGGCCGCCTGGATCACGGCCCTCACCACCGCCCGCGACGAGCTGGGCTGCACCTTCTTCGACTGGCTCAGCGCGGTCGACGAACCGGGCACGGGCTTCCGCGTCTGCGCGCACGTGGTCGCCCTCGCGGCCGGCCACCCGCCGCGCCGCCTCCTCCTCCGCACGACGGTCCCGCACGAGGCCCCGGCCCTTCCGACGGCGATCGGGGTGTACGCGGGCGCGGGCTGGCACGAGCGCGAGACCCACGAGATGTTCGGCGTGGACTTCACGGGCCACCCGCACCTCGTCCCCCTCCTCCTCCCGGAGAACTTCGAGGGCCACCCGCTCCGCAAGGACTTCGTCCTCGCGGCCCGGGTCGCGAAGGCTTGGCCGGGCGCGAAGGAGCCGGGCGAGTCCCACGACGGCGGAGGCCCGAAGCGCCGCCAGATGCTCCCGCCGGGCGTACCCGACCCCAACGAGTGGGGCCCCCTCAAGGGCCAGCTCCCCCCGGCCCCGACCCGCCCGGCCCGCGCGGCGGCGGGCCGGGCCCGCGCGACCACGGAGGGCCCGGAAGCGGGCGCACCGGCACGCCGCTCCCGCTCGGTGACCGAGGGCTCGGCAAGCCGGCCGGACCCGAGCACACCGGCACGCCGCTCGCGCTCGGTGTCGGAGGGCTCGGCGAGCCAGGCGGCTCCGGAGCCGGGTGCTCCGGTGCGCCGCTCGCGCTCGGTGTCGGAGGGTTCGGCGAGCCAGGCGGCTCCGGAGCCGGGTGCTCCGGTGCGCCGCTCGCGCACGACGGCGGAGGGTTCGGCGAGCCAGGCGGCTCCGGAGCCGGGTGCTCCGGTGCGCCGCTCGCGCACGACGGCCGACGGCTCGGCGAGCCAGGCGGCTCCGGGCACCGCGACGCCCGCCGCCCCGCGCACCCGCAGCTCGGACGCCCCCTGGCACCACGCCCGCCCGGCCTTCGACGAGAAGCCCGAACAGCCGGAAGCCCCGGCCGAGGCGGCCCCGACCGCCCCGGCGGAGCCGAAGACGGCGGCCACGCCGACCGGGCCCGAGGCTCCGGCGGCTCCGGTCGCCGACGACCCGGCCGTTCCGGCCGAGGCGGGGGCCCCGGCTCAGCCCGATGGCCCGGCCACGGGGGCGACCCCGGCCGAGCCGGCCGCCCCGGCCGAGAGGGCCACGGACCCGGCGACCCCGGCTGAGCCCGACGCACCGGCGACCCCGGTCGCGCCGGGCCCGGCCGCAGGCGCCGCCCCGGCCACCCGGCCCGCCCCGGCCGAAGGCCCGCCGCCCGCGGCAGCGGAGCCCGAGGGCGGGCCGCCCGCAGGGCGGCGAGATGCCGCCGAGACCACCGAAACCACCGACCCCGCCGGAGGCGACCCCGCGTGA
- a CDS encoding sensor histidine kinase encodes MSADHESTAAPRPPVRSAYGKETWKEIAFLLSNLFTALAGFVYAVVTVLVGVSLSVTVIGLPLLALGLGGARWIGRSERARARSLLEVRIPEPSRMPKGHGFFGWLWSSLKDPVAWRTQLYGLIRLPWGIVTFTVTLVSLLILWPVLPFISRGLSNGDRGMVRGLLSPSDELERRIAELESDRGVVVDTAAADLRRIERDLHDGAQARLVALAMGLGLAKEKLLEDPEGAAAMVDEAHGEVKLALQELRDLARGIHPAVLTDRGLSAALSSVSARCTVPVKVSVDLAERPAEAIEGIAYFTVSELLQNVSKHARARTASVDVWRVEDRLMLQVRDDGAGGARLDGGTGLAGLTERLGAVDGLLVVDSPEGGPTTVTAELPWRPRPAS; translated from the coding sequence ATGAGCGCCGATCATGAATCCACCGCCGCCCCCCGTCCGCCCGTGCGATCCGCCTACGGCAAGGAGACCTGGAAGGAGATCGCCTTCCTCCTCTCCAATCTCTTCACGGCCCTGGCCGGTTTCGTCTACGCGGTCGTGACCGTCCTGGTCGGCGTGAGCCTCTCCGTCACGGTGATCGGGCTGCCGCTGCTCGCCCTCGGGCTCGGCGGCGCGCGCTGGATCGGCCGGTCGGAGCGGGCGCGGGCCCGCTCGCTGCTCGAGGTACGGATCCCGGAGCCGTCCCGGATGCCGAAGGGCCACGGCTTCTTCGGCTGGCTCTGGTCCTCGCTGAAGGACCCGGTGGCCTGGCGGACGCAGCTGTACGGGCTGATCCGGCTGCCCTGGGGCATCGTGACGTTCACCGTCACCCTGGTCTCGCTCCTGATCCTCTGGCCCGTCCTGCCCTTCATCTCCCGCGGTCTGTCCAACGGCGACCGGGGCATGGTCCGCGGTCTGCTCTCGCCCTCCGACGAGCTGGAGCGGCGGATCGCCGAGCTGGAGTCGGACCGGGGCGTGGTCGTGGACACGGCCGCGGCGGACCTGCGGCGCATCGAGCGCGATCTGCACGACGGAGCGCAGGCCCGGCTCGTCGCCCTCGCGATGGGCCTCGGTCTCGCGAAGGAGAAGCTCCTGGAGGACCCGGAGGGTGCCGCGGCGATGGTCGACGAGGCCCACGGCGAGGTGAAGCTCGCGCTCCAGGAGCTGCGGGACCTGGCCCGGGGCATCCACCCGGCCGTCCTCACGGACCGGGGGCTCAGCGCCGCGCTCTCCTCGGTGTCCGCGCGCTGCACGGTCCCGGTGAAGGTGTCGGTGGACCTGGCGGAGCGGCCGGCCGAGGCGATCGAGGGCATCGCCTACTTCACGGTCTCGGAGCTCCTCCAGAACGTCTCGAAGCACGCCCGGGCCCGGACCGCGTCCGTGGACGTGTGGCGGGTGGAGGACCGGCTGATGCTCCAGGTGCGCGACGACGGCGCCGGCGGGGCGCGGCTCGACGGCGGGACGGGGCTCGCGGGTCTGACGGAGCGGCTCGGGGCGGTGGACGGGCTCCTCGTCGTCGACTCCCCCGAGGGCGGTCCGACGACGGTCACGGCGGAGCTGCCGTGGCGCCCCCGGCCGGCTTCCTGA
- a CDS encoding 4Fe-4S binding protein: protein MTKKTVTAQYPDVQPELPPRTRGVIGLFEENCTVCMLCARECPDWCIYIDSHKETVPPAAPGGRERSRNVLDRFAIDFSLCMYCGICIEVCPFDALFWSPEFEYAETDIHELTHERDKLREWMWTVPEPPALDPKAEEPKEIAAARKAAEKAAEKAAAEAAAQAEAQAEARSQAPEEQQ, encoded by the coding sequence ATGACGAAGAAGACCGTCACCGCGCAGTACCCGGACGTCCAGCCCGAGCTGCCGCCCCGCACCCGCGGGGTCATCGGACTGTTCGAGGAGAACTGCACGGTCTGCATGCTCTGCGCCCGCGAGTGCCCCGACTGGTGCATCTACATCGACTCCCACAAGGAGACGGTGCCGCCCGCCGCCCCCGGCGGCCGCGAGCGCAGCCGGAACGTCCTCGACCGCTTCGCCATCGACTTCTCGCTCTGCATGTACTGCGGTATCTGCATCGAGGTCTGCCCCTTCGACGCGCTCTTCTGGTCGCCCGAGTTCGAGTACGCGGAGACCGACATCCACGAGCTCACCCACGAGCGGGACAAGCTCCGCGAGTGGATGTGGACGGTCCCCGAGCCGCCCGCGCTCGACCCGAAGGCGGAGGAACCGAAGGAGATCGCCGCGGCCCGCAAGGCAGCCGAGAAGGCGGCGGAGAAGGCGGCGGCCGAGGCAGCGGCCCAGGCGGAGGCCCAAGCAGAGGCCCGGTCCCAGGCCCCGGAGGAGCAGCAGTGA
- a CDS encoding NADH-quinone oxidoreductase subunit B yields the protein MDVTPLPAPTLGPLARLAPEPMKVVLNWGRRYSLWVFNFGLACCAIEFIAASMARHDFIRLGVIPFAPGPRQADLMIVSGTVTDKMAPAVKRLYEQMPEPKYVISFGACSNCGGPYWDSYSVTKGVDQIIPVDVYVPGCPPRPEALLQGILKLQEKIARESLAERYAKTASVAELTSPLTPPPGATS from the coding sequence ATGGACGTAACACCGCTGCCCGCACCCACGCTGGGGCCGCTCGCCCGCCTGGCGCCCGAGCCGATGAAGGTGGTCCTGAACTGGGGCCGCCGCTACAGCCTGTGGGTCTTCAACTTCGGCCTCGCCTGCTGCGCGATCGAGTTCATCGCCGCGTCGATGGCCCGGCACGACTTCATCCGGCTCGGCGTGATCCCCTTCGCGCCGGGGCCGCGCCAGGCCGACCTGATGATCGTCTCCGGCACGGTGACGGACAAGATGGCCCCGGCCGTGAAGCGCCTGTACGAGCAGATGCCCGAGCCGAAGTACGTGATCTCCTTCGGCGCCTGCTCCAACTGCGGCGGCCCGTACTGGGACTCGTACTCGGTGACGAAGGGCGTCGACCAGATCATCCCCGTCGACGTGTACGTGCCGGGCTGCCCGCCGCGCCCCGAAGCGCTCCTCCAGGGCATCCTCAAGCTCCAGGAGAAGATCGCACGCGAGAGCCTGGCGGAGCGGTACGCGAAGACCGCCTCGGTCGCGGAGCTGACGAGCCCGCTGACGCCCCCGCCGGGAGCCACGTCATGA
- a CDS encoding NADH-quinone oxidoreductase subunit A, whose protein sequence is MRHRDRGADVREPTVVAADAADYFQTYSVVGVLAVVGVLFVAVAFTANRLLRPVVPTPEKLLTYECGVDPVGEGWAHTQVRYYVYAFLYVIFAVDSIFLFPWATVFAAPGYGATTLVEMFVFLGFLAVGLLYAYKKGVLTWT, encoded by the coding sequence ATGAGACACCGAGACCGAGGGGCGGACGTGCGGGAACCGACCGTTGTCGCGGCCGACGCGGCGGACTACTTCCAGACGTACTCCGTCGTCGGCGTGCTCGCCGTCGTCGGCGTGCTCTTCGTCGCCGTGGCGTTCACGGCCAACCGGCTGCTCAGGCCGGTCGTGCCGACGCCCGAGAAGCTCCTCACCTACGAGTGCGGCGTCGACCCCGTGGGGGAGGGCTGGGCGCACACCCAGGTCCGCTACTACGTGTACGCGTTCCTCTACGTGATCTTCGCCGTGGACTCGATCTTCCTCTTCCCCTGGGCGACGGTCTTCGCGGCGCCCGGCTACGGCGCCACGACCCTGGTCGAGATGTTCGTCTTCCTCGGCTTCCTGGCCGTGGGGCTGCTCTACGCGTACAAGAAGGGCGTCCTGACATGGACGTAA